The sequence gctgaacGATCGGCAATGATATGTGATTAAAGAAATCGTCCGGTAACTCAGCTCCGCGGATAAATGTTCTCATCAAGCGGCCTGTTCGAAAAGTTAAACTAGTGACATATTGATTTCAACTTACTCTGTTCAGGATGAAGACTAACCTGCTATTTGAAGTGAGATGCTGTAAAATGACGAATTTCCTTTGCTGCATTTCACAGTGTAGACGTAGCGCCCCTGATCCTCCGAGCGAAACCCGCTGATGTTTAAACTTCTGTAATCGAACTGGAAACGCGAATTGTTGACTATCTTTTCCTTATTTAGCTTCCAATAAATTTCAATCCCTTCCCCTTTTATCTTATTGGTCGAAACGCTCCATGTCATATTGCGAAAATAGGAAATATCGGATGATTCTAGCATCAGCTGCACCGTGGCTCCCTCACAAATCGGGTTTTCTGGGGTTGCAGATACTGTGAAACGAAAGTAAGAAGCCAGATTTAGAATATTCAGTCAGATGAAGGCAGAGAAATCCAGCAGCAATCGCACAGATACCATTTTATCACTGAAACTTTAGTGATGTCttttgtacctctctctgcattccgcagggatcgctccctacgcgagtcccccgcatccctccccactgatctccctcctggcacttatccttgtaagcggaataagtgctacacatgcccttacacttcctcccttaccaccattcagggcctcagacagtccttccaggtgaggcgacacttcacctgtgagtcgactggggtgatatactgcgtccggtgttcccgatgtgaccttctatatattggcgagacccgacgcagactgggagatctttttgctgaacacctacgctctgtccgccggagaaagcaggatctcccagtggccacacattttaattccacatcccattcccattctgatatgtctacccacggcctcctctactgtaaagatgaagccacaatcaggtgggaagaacaacaccttatttacgtctgggtagcctccaacctgatggcatgaacatttacttctctaacttccgctaataccccacctccccctcgtaccccatccgttatttatttacatacacacattctttctctctctctccattttcttcctctgttcttctgactataccctttgcccatcctctgggttccccccctcccccttttccttcccctcccccttttccttctccctgggcctcctgtcccatcatcctctcatacaccttttcccaatcacctgtccagctcttgtctccatccctccccctcctgtcttctcctatcattttggatctccccttccccctcccactttcaaatctcttaccagctcttccttcagttagtcctgacgaagggtctcggcacgaaacgtcgactgtacctcttcctagagatgctgcctggcctgctgcgttcaccagcaattttgatgtgtgttgcttaaatttccagcatctgcagaattccttgtgtttacgtttGTAAACagacttgtaaatctcctctgcactctctctatagtatccacacccttcctgtagtggggtgatcagaactgaacacattagtccaagtgtggtctgatctaGGTTTTACACAGCTGTAACATttcctcacggctcttgaattcaatcgcacagctgatgaatgccaacgcacgatacaccttcttaacagcaATGTCAACTTGCGTGGCAGCTTTGAGCGTTCTATGGACACCGACACCAAAatttcgctgatcctccacactgccaagattcttactATTAATGTTATATTCTATCCTCATATTTCAACTTCTGAAataaatcacctcacacttatccgggttgaaatccatctgccacttcttagcccagttcagCATCCTATCAACAtcgcgctgtaacctctgactattcctaatcagattatgtctctcgaattgctcataaatcctgcctctcaacaacttctccaacaacttgcccaccactgaattaagactcactggtccataactTCCTGTATTATCTCTTCTCTTTTCCTAGAGCAAGGGAACCATatttgcaacccttcaatcctccggtacttctccggTGGATCATCGCCAGAGTcgcagcaatctctttcctcacttcccacagtagcctggggtatctCTCTTCCGATccagcgacttatctaacttaataatttcaaaagttccagcacgtTCTTTCTTGATGTCTATATGATCAAGCGTTTCAcaccgctgtaagtcatccccacaactgCCAAGGTtctttggtgaatactgaagtaaagtctTCACTAAAAAAAAAACCTCTTGCTACCTCTTCCAagtccatgcacatgtttccactatagcacctgattggttctattctcacacggctcatcttcttgctcttcatatacttgtaaaatgccttggtggcttccttaatcctgctcaccaaggccttctcttggCCCCGTCTATCTTTCCAAATATTGAAGCCTTTAAAGCTTTACTtcggttgcacttggagtattgctttCAGTTCTGTTAACACCATTACAGGAACGTGTGTAGGTTTTATAAATTACGTAGAAACGGTTTACTAGGatgctatcacaaacaagagagaatctacagatgctggaaatccaagcaaaacatacaaaatgccagaGCAACGGAGCAGGCTAGGAGGCACCTATGGAAATGGATATAAAccgacatttctggccgagacccttcagcaggactcgaGAAAAAaatgagtcagagttagaaggtggggagtgaggagagaTAAACGCATAGGTGAAACCGGAAGTGGGGGTGGGttggggtgaaataaagagctgggaagttggtgaaagggatacagggctggagaagggggaatcttgtaggagaggacagaagacaatggaaaaagaaaagagggagaagcaccagagaaaggTGATTCGCAGGCAAGGTGATAAGTTGAGAGTAAAGGTGATAGGAAATGGGGGGAGGGGACGCGTGGGATGAGCTTCAGAAATTTATGTTCGTGCCAccaggatggaggctacctagacaggaCATAAGGCATTGCTACCCCAACCTTCAGTGTGGCTTCATCGAAACAGTAAAGGCAATAGATTTATATTTCTAAATAGGAATTCCGGAGGCCCAATCAGCGGAGGGAGCAGAGCACAGCGACGAGATTTGTCGCAGGTCGGCCACGCTTGTTTAAATGTATAGGTCCGCGAGCGTTTCGAGATTCTGGAGGTCGAATCAGCGGTGTGAGCAGAACACCGCTAATTAAATAAAAGTAGAAAAGggacaagtggagtggccattgctgGGAGTTGGctagtggtgagagtaggagtgtcaagCTTTTGCTCAAAGGAGGTTTCGGCTCGAAAGAGGCATTGGGTCTGTTTAAGTGTCAGTTAAGATTCCCATTTTGTTTGGCGTTTTGTGTTGTTCATGCAAGATATTGGAGattgcatgaagtgcatccagctgcagctccttgaagaccgtgttcgGGATCTGGAGGATCAGCTGGCTGACTTTCAGCGTGTATGGGACAGCGAGGAGATAATCAATCAGAGACagagggaagtagtcaccccgaaattgcaggaggcgagtagctgggtgactgccaGCAAAATTGGAAATTTGAGTAGGCAATTAGCGCAGTACACCACTGTGGCTACTCCCCTCAATAAcagtaccattttggatactgttgtgggggatgatctCCAGGGAAATGccacggagaccaggttactgtcAGTGAGTATGGGTCAGTGGtgcagaaggaaagggggagaagcggAGAGAGTTGGTGATAGGGAACTCATTAGTCAGCGGAAgggacagcagattctgtggacgtgaacgggagaccggatggtatgttgcctctcaggttccaGGGTCTCGGATCGCATCCACAGctttttaagagagagagggagagcagccagatgtcttggtggatattggtaccaatgacattggaagGAAAAGTAATGAGATCCTGAAgacagaatttagagagctaggtagaaaactgagatgcaggacctcccgggtagtaaaTTCTATATTGATACCTGTGCAATGTGCCAGTGAGGAGAGgcacaggatgatctggcagataagTGCGTGGCTGAAAAACTGGTGCATGGGGCAGGGCGTCGGTTTCTTTGATCATTggtatctcttctggggaaggtttgATCTGTACAGAGGTGACGGGTTGCATCTGTACCTGACGGGGACCAGTTGTCTCGCGGGTAGGTTTCTCAGAGCTGTTGTGGGGGAGGGGCggcttttaaaataaatttggtaGGTGTGTGGGATCCGGAATGAAGGGACTCTGGATAGGATGGattgtaaaaaagcaaagatagcgtgcagttaGACTGACAGGAAGAGCAGACAGGtgttaggacaaaattgcagccagcacaGTGAGAATTAGTATATTAGGGATGCAACATGCAAATACAGCACtccaagtgttatatctcaattcacggagtataagaaataaagtggatgaccttgttgcacTATTTCAGTtttagccatcactgaatcatggctgaaggatggttgtagttggggcCTGAATGTCTTGTTGCACCTTGTATCAGAGGGATTGGGGAGCAGGTAAAGGGAGTGGTTGGTAAAGAATGACATAAAATCTGTGGGAAAATGTGACATAggttcagaagatgttgaatccttgtgggttgagtttagGAAATGCAAGGGTTAAAAGACCCTTAAGGGAGTTCTATATAGGCCTCACAACAGTAGCTGGAAATTGAAAAGGTGTGTAAGAAGGGCAATGTTCTGATGGTCATGGCAGAGTTTaaaatgcaggttgattgggaaaatcagggtggtattgaatctcaaggtagtgagtttgttgaatgcctacgagatggcattTATAGCAGTTTGCCATTGAACCTTctcggggatcagctatactggatggCATTATGCGATTAGGGCACTGAAGGCAAAAGAGTCCTTTGGAGTCGgtgatcacaatgtgattgagttcaacttgaaatttgatagggagaaaataaagtctgactTCGCaaaatttcagtggagtaagggaaatcacGGTGGTATGAAaagaagttggccaaagtaaattggaaggagcggctggcaaggatgacagcagagcagcaatattgtgagtttctgggaaaatgatgaaggtgcaggacagatgaaatccaaaaacaaggaaatactcaaatggtaaaatagtacagccgtggctgacaagggaagtcaaagctgatgTGAAAAAAAgagagaccataaaacaaagcaaaaattggtcggaagatagaggattgggaagcttttaaacctacagagaacaactaaaagatTCATTcgaagggaaaatatgaaatatgaaagcaagctagcaaacaagatcaaagaagatattaaaagccttttcaagtatgtaaagaataaaagggagatgagtGCGGATATACAGTAGGACCGCTAGAAGACGACgctagagaaataataacgggggaacAAGGAGGTTTCAGATGAACTAATTGAATATTTGGcattagtcttcattgtggaagacactagtactATTACAAGGGAGTAGCTTCTCAAAGAGCTGAaagatcagaaggtgcagaagtcCCAAGGGACAGATGAAGTGCACCCTCggattctaaaagaggtagcgctggagattatggaagcattagctatgatctttcaaaaatcattggactctcgCAGGGAGCAAGAGGAATGGGAGgagtggaaagttgcaaatgttgcCCCacccttcaagaaaggaggaaggcggcagaaaggaaattatagaccagctagcctgAACTCAGTAgctaggaagatgttggaatcatttttttaaggatgaggttatggagtacttggtgaccccGGACaaaacaggacaaagtcagcctggtttccttaagggaaaatcatggatggtgaacctgttggaattctttgaggagattacaagtagaattgttaggagatgcagtggattttgtacatttggactttcagaatgcttttgacaaggtgccacacatgaggctgttgcCTGTTGAAGAGCCCGTGTTATTACAGGACAGATACTTGTTGTCTGGTTCACTGTCAGTGAGTAGTAGTGTTCcgtaggggtctgtgttgggaccgcttcgttttatgctgtatatcaaggAATAgttagctttgttgccaagtttgcaaatgatacgatgattggtggaggggcaggtagtctttAGGATACacgtaggctgcagaaggacttagaattggagaatgggtaagaaagtgccaaatgaaatacaatgttgaaaatgcattgtcatgcactttggtatttgaaataaatatgcagagtGTTTTCTGAActtggagaaaatccaaaaatctgagatacaaagggacttgggagttcttgtgcagaacgccctcaaagttaacttgcaggatgagtcggcagtgaggaagtcaaatgcaatgtcagcattcattttaagaggtcttgaatacaagagcaaggatatgatgctgaggctttacaaagtactcgtgaggcctcaccttgagtattgcatGGTGGGGGATTCGAGGACAAGTGGGTACTGCCTCAGGACAGTGCTGTGTCTAGTTAAAACAAAGATAcggagaaattgctttagccagagggtggtgaagttttggatttttttaaactacagacagctgtggaggccaggtcgttgtgtgtatttaaggcagagactgaaatTTCTTGATTGGAAACGGCatcaatggttacggggagaaggctgtgtcaggaggttcaggaggaggaaaataatcagccgtgattgaatggcagagcagacccgatgggtcaaatggcttaattctgcacctatgctTGATCGTCGTAAGGTCTAATGGGAATAGAAAGTGGATTAAAAttcggacggagcgtaggtgctcggcggaGCGGTCTCCTAATCTACCGGGGACTCGCCGATATACAGGAAACCAAACCAGGACCACCCGGATAGATTTCTGAATTTGAACATGTGATATAAAGTTGTGTTGGACATACTTGGATTGACTTTTTTCCTGGAACGGCGGAGGCTGAAGGAAGACCTTATAAAGTTCCATAAGTTTAAGTCGGTAGATAGAGCAGTTCGCTAGCATCTTTTTTTACAGGCTGAAAATGCCTAATGCTACAGGGCAGGCATTAATGTGAGAGCGGGAATGTTCAAAGGAGGTGGGTGGGATATTTTTGTACTTTGCGGAGAAGTCGGTGCCTGGAATATGCTTGCCAGAGGTCGAGATAGATTCAATAAATAGAGATGTTTAAGAAGCTCTTACATAGTCGCATTTCCCACAGGGTAAGGGGGATATGATCATTGTCTGCACGGAAGGGGCTAGTTTAGGTAGGCgcgtatgttctgtgttctatatatgattttgtttatttatactTGTAGTAGCAATTCACCTTCTTTATAATCTATCGAACCGTGCTCATTGCTGACTTTAGAGATCTCAGTGACCTCCTGACTGCTCCCCAGTGCCGTACACTGATAGTGTATAAGATCTATTCTTAGTCGCTCTTCTATAGTTCAGTTCCTAGTACATAAGATGCAATTCAATCTACCATTATTCTGcgcctcttatcatctcgtaTCACCATGTGATATAAAAGTATTCTTGTTTTTACAGCACAACGGAAAATTAACCATTATCGCGCTATCCATTTAATTCCAATTTATCGTCCGCCTGTTTCTGCTTGATAAGCATCGGGGACCATCCAAAAAATATGTTGATCTTTCCAGGTCTGATTTTAGAATCACAGAGATGTAGAGAGCGGAATGAGACCGATCGAATCACAGAGCCATGCCGATGAACGTGTCCATACTATATCTCTCCTTTTTCCTAAAAATTGCAGGTCAGTGCTCTGTATATCAAAAACAAATTTGTAATACAGTTAACCACTCACCTTTGAAACTTATAAGTCTGATTTCTGTTTCGTGGACTTTCGAAGAATTGACTTTGCAGTagtaaattccagcatctgtatttttTGCTACTAGCTGAAGTGAGTAATTACCTTTTCTGAATCCATCAGGATCAGCCAATTTAATGTTTGGGAACTGGGTGGAATTACATTGCTCATTGCCTTCATGCATTTtgcatatttcttttttttcatctCCTGAGGCAGGTTTAAATTTCCACACCGCTTCTTTGGCATTGGGTATGGAACAGGTCAGAACCGTCAGCGTCGACCCATTCGTGAATACCACTTGTTTGCGATCGCTATAGCTTATTATACCTGGAGAATACACAAGGGATTATATTAAACAAGACTGGTAGCAAAAGgattaaataaatacaaattaatAAACCTTCTGACTCCCTCGGCAACTTGACTATACtttttcccaccctgtctcctgcaaaaatgctattccctttgcTCAATTATTTTCATACGTGCCGCATCCGTTTCCAGGATGAACTTATCTTTCTTCATAGAGATGGTCTCCTTCAACGAACGgtgtttccctttctccacctttgatcctttGATGCTGTCCTCGCCCACATCTCTTCCATACCCCGGCCAACTGCGTTCACCCGATCGTCCCGCCAcgtttaacagggatagagtcccTCTTGCCTTCACCACTCCATGGGCCTCCGCATCTAACACATTATAGACCGTAACTTCAACGGCAGGGTGCCATCAAACACATCTTcacctaacccccccccccccacttctcccccctcactatcagctttccatagggatccctccctctgtaattgcTTTGTGCATTCGCCACGACGcactaatttccctcctggcacatatccctgcaattAGCAAAAATACTACACCTGCAAATTCATCTCCACCCTTACCtgcattcagggcctcaaacaatcATTTCAGATAGGTCAGCAATTCACTTGCGAATTTGTTGGAGTCGTCTGTCTGGTCTTCGCGATGTAGCCTCTTCTA comes from Mobula hypostoma chromosome 8, sMobHyp1.1, whole genome shotgun sequence and encodes:
- the LOC134350250 gene encoding uncharacterized protein LOC134350250 isoform X1; this encodes MNTFIFIICVSFIFFLPGIISYSDRKQVVFTNGSTLTVLTCSIPNAKEAVWKFKPASGDEKKEICKMHEGNEQCNSTQFPNIKLADPDGFRKGNYSLQLVAKNTDAGIYYCKVNSSKVHETEIRLISFKVSATPENPICEGATVQLMLESSDISYFRNMTWSVSTNKIKGEGIEIYWKLNKEKIVNNSRFQFDYRSLNISGFRSEDQGRYVYTVKCSKGNSSFYSISLQIAGATTSQTNTSLSTTGTTASQTNTSLLTTGIWIAAFLFGTLGIMIIIILLCIIIKKKCTSAGDPDTVQAATVDNEVPYATINLAASNKAEPSAPVTTENTLYAQVKRERAEPATNEISV
- the LOC134350250 gene encoding uncharacterized protein LOC134350250 isoform X2 translates to MNTFIFIICVSFIFFLPGIISYSDRKQVVFTNGSTLTVLTCSIPNAKEAVWKFKPASGDEKKEICKMHEGNEQCNSTQFPNIKLADPDGFRKVSATPENPICEGATVQLMLESSDISYFRNMTWSVSTNKIKGEGIEIYWKLNKEKIVNNSRFQFDYRSLNISGFRSEDQGRYVYTVKCSKGNSSFYSISLQIAGATTSQTNTSLSTTGTTASQTNTSLSTTGTTASQTNTSLLTTGIWIAAFLFGTLGIMIIIILLCIIIKKKCTSAGDPDTVQAATVDNEVPYATINLAASNKAEPSAPVTTENTLYAQVKRERAEPATNEISV
- the LOC134350250 gene encoding uncharacterized protein LOC134350250 isoform X3, producing the protein MHEGNEQCNSTQFPNIKLADPDGFRKGNYSLQLVAKNTDAGIYYCKVNSSKVHETEIRLISFKVSATPENPICEGATVQLMLESSDISYFRNMTWSVSTNKIKGEGIEIYWKLNKEKIVNNSRFQFDYRSLNISGFRSEDQGRYVYTVKCSKGNSSFYSISLQIAGATTSQTNTSLSTTGTTASQTNTSLSTTGTTASQTNTSLLTTGIWIAAFLFGTLGIMIIIILLCIIIKKKCTSAGDPDTVQAATVDNEVPYATINLAASNKAEPSAPVTTENTLYAQVKRERAEPATNEISV